In Microtus ochrogaster isolate Prairie Vole_2 linkage group LG9, MicOch1.0, whole genome shotgun sequence, the following are encoded in one genomic region:
- the LOC101998258 gene encoding olfactory receptor 10AG1-like, with product MPTGEDQFKTEKSNVSTLIEFILLGFSDVPSLQWTLFMIFLFMYLGILICNSIIILLAKTDPALQTPMYFFLSNFSFLEVCYVTATIPRMLMDLYTLKGNISLLACATQMYFVLMLGGTECLLLAAMAYDRYVAICKPLQYSLLMKDKVCLQLVATSWISGIPVEIGQTYQIFSLHFCASNKIDHFFCDIPPLLKLACGDTFVNTVAVYVVAVMFVMVPFLLILVSYVKIICNIMKLSSSKGRAKAFSTCSSHLIVVILFYGTASITYLQPKSNQSEKMGKLLSLFYTILIPALNPVIYTLRNKDIMMALRKLWNKLLTWWKSLI from the coding sequence ATGCCTACAGGTGAAGAccaatttaaaacagaaaaatcgAATGTCTCTACACTGATAGAATTCATTCTTCTGGGGTTTTCTGATGTTCCTAGTCTACAGTGGACATTGTTTATGATATTTTTGTTCATGTATCTGGGAATTCTGATATGCAACAGCATTATTATACTGTTAGCAAAAACTGACCCTGCTCTCCAGACCCCTATGTATTTCTTCCTTAGCAACTTTTCCTTTTTGGAAGTCTGTTACGTAACAGCCACTATCCCAAGAATGCTTATGGATCTTTACACcctaaaaggaaacatttctctGCTTGCCTGTGCAACACAAATGTATTTTGTCCTTATGTTGGGAGGCACAGAGTGCCTCTTGCTGGCAgcaatggcctatgaccgctatgtggccatttgCAAACCTCTACAATATTCTTTACTCATGAAGGATAAGGTGTGCTTGCAGCTGGTAGCCACCTCCTGGATCAGTGGAATTCCAGTAGAAATTGGACAGACATACCAGATATTCTCTTTGCACTTTTGTGCTTCTAACAAAATTGATCACTTCTTCTGTGACATCCCCCCACTACTCAAGCTTGCTTGTGGTGACACCTTTGTGAATACAGTAGCTGTCTATGTTGTTGCAGTGATGTTTGTCATGGTTCCATTTCTTCTGATCCTTGTCTCCTATGTCAAGATTATCTGCAACATTATGAAATTGTCTTCATCCAAAGGGAGGGCCAAGGCTTTTTCCACCTGCTCTTCTCACCTGATAGTTGTAATCTTGTTCTACGGAACAGCTAGCATCACTTATTTACAACCTAAATCAAATCAGTCAGAAAAAATGGGGAAACTGCTGTCTCTTTTCTACACTATTTTAATCCCAGCTTTGAATCCTGTTATATACACTCTGAGGAACAAGGACATCATGATGGCACTGAGAAAATTGTGGAATAAGTTATTGACGTGGTGGAAAAGTTTAAtatag
- the LOC101998532 gene encoding olfactory receptor 10AG1-like: MKHTGIKEEDNASTVTHFVLLGFSDLPNLQGLLFGMFFIMYVTIIIGNSFIIVITRIDPTLHKPMYFFLTNFSFLEICYVSVTLPRVLYSIWTQDRSISILACATQMCFFLMLAATDSILLAVMSYDRFVAICNPLHYPLVMNQTKCTQLAVGSWLGGMPFQLGQTCQIFSLHFCNANRIDHFFCDIPPVLKLACGDTYVNELYVYVVAFLLAAIPFILILTSYSKIIATILRLPTAEGRAKAFSTCSSHLVVVILFYVSASITYLMPKSRHSALSDKLLSLFYTVVTPMFNPMIYSLRNKEVIAALRRLLDRA; this comes from the coding sequence ATGAAACACACAGGCATCAAGGAAGAGGACAATgcatccacagtgacacattttgtCCTCCTCGGATTCTCTGACCTTCCCAATCTCCAAGGCCTTCTATTTGGAATGTTCTTCATAATGTATGTGACTATCATAATTGGAAACAGCTTCATTATTGTGATAACCAGAATTGATCCTACACTACACAAACCCATGTATTTTTTCCTGACtaatttctcttttctggaaATCTGTTATGTATCAGTCACTCTCCCTAGGGTTCTGTACAGCATTTGGACCCAGGACAGAAGCATTTCTATTCTGGCCTGTGCCACACAAATGTGTTTCTTCCTAATGCTTGCAGCTACGGACAGTATACTCCTTGCTGTGATGTCCTATGACCGTTTTGTAGCTATCTGCAACCCTCTGCACTATCCTCTGGTCATGAACCAGACAAAATGCACACAGCTGGCAGTGGGCTCCTGGCTTGGTGGCATGCCTTTCCAGCTAGGGCAAACTTGTCAGATATTCTCTCTACATTTCTGCAACGCTAACCGGATTGATCACTTCTTCTGTGACATACCCCCTGTGCTTAAGCTGGCCTGTGGAGATACTTATGTTAATGAGCTGTATGTCTATGTAGTGGCTTTCTTGCTTGCTGCAATCCCTTTTATATTAATATTGACCTCATACAGCAAAATTATTGCAACCATCCTTAGGTTGCCAACTGCTGAAGGACGGGCAAAAGCCTTCTCCACATGTTCCTCACATCTGGTGgtggtgattttgttttatgtctctgCATCTATTACCTACTTAATGCCAAAGTCAAGACATTCTGCATTAAGTGACaaactcctctctcttttttacaCCGTTGTGACCCCCATGTTCAACCCCATGATATACAGCCTTAGGAACAAAGAAGTGATTGCAGCTCTGAGAAGATTATTGGATAGAGCATAG
- the LOC101998806 gene encoding olfactory receptor 10AG1-like, with amino-acid sequence MEYTDNKPEDNATTVTQFLFLGFSELPKVQGFLFGMFSLMYVIILIGNSFIIVIVLIDSSLKKPMYFFLANFSFLEICYVSVTLPRILYNLWTQDRRICLLACGLQLFFFLILAATECFLLAVMSYDRYVAICNPLHYAIVMNPTKCTQMAIGSWLSGIPVQIGQTCQVFSLHFCRSNRIDHFFCDIPAILKLACGDTSMTEFSVYLAVVGFVVFPFMLILASYSKIIATILKLPTATGRAKAFSTCSSHLVVVVLFFGSGIVNYFWPKSIHSPVTDKILSLFYTVVTPMFNPLIYSLRNKDVAAALRRVLLKISSHSFMYK; translated from the coding sequence ATGGAATACACCGACAACAAGCCAGAGGACAATGCTACTACAGTGACACAGTTTCTCTTTCTTGGGTTTTCTGAACTTCCCAAAGTACAAGGATTTCTGTTTGGGATGTTCTCCCTAATGTATGTAATTATCTTAATAGGAAATAGCTTCATAATTGTCATAGTCCTAATTGACTCTTCACTAAAGAAGCCCATGTATTTTTTCCTGGCCAATTTTTCATTTCTGGAAATCTGTTACGTATCTGTCACCCTTCCTAGGATTCTGTACAATCTTTGGACTCAAGATAGAAGAATTTGTCTTCTGGCCTGTGGtcttcagttgtttttctttttaattctggcAGCTACTGAGTGTTTCCTGCTGGCTGTGAtgtcctatgaccgctatgtggccatctgcaaccCTCTGCACTATGCTATTGTCATGAACCCAACAAAGTGTACTCAGATGGCCATTGGCTCTTGGCTCAGTGGCATCCCAGTCCAGATAGGACAAACTTGTCAAGTATTCTCTTTACATTTCTGTCGATCTAATAGAATAGACCACTTTTTTTGTGATATTCCAGCAATTCTGAAGCTTGCCTGTGGAGACACTTCaatgactgagttttctgtctatTTAGCGGTTGTGGGGTTTGTTGTTTTCCCTTTTATGCTGATACTTGCATCTTATAGTAAAATCATTGCCACCATTCTGAAACTGCCAACAGCCACAGGACGGGCAAAAGCCTTCTCCACGTGTTCTTCCCATCTGGTggtagtggttttgttttttggttcagGAATCGTTAACTACTTTTGGCCAAAGTCGATTCATTCTCCAGTAACTGATAAGATACTCTCTCTGTTTTACACAGTTGTGACCCCCATGTTCAACCCCCTGATATACAGTCTTAGAAACAAGGATGTGGCTGCGGCTCTAAGAAGAGTTTTACTTAAAATATCGAGCCATAGTTTTATGTACAAGTGA